A single Defluviitalea saccharophila DNA region contains:
- a CDS encoding transposase encodes MYKCKTKSEAIEYYENWKKSIPKDLKEFRDIAKTIDRLKVEVFNYFDGRVTNAIVEGLNNLIREYDRIGRGYDFEILRAKALFCLNHKVEKPKYATNTFSHMMYDSFNFSNDLPKDYGVPIKEYIKALNAGLFD; translated from the coding sequence ATGTATAAATGCAAAACCAAGTCAGAGGCTATAGAGTATTATGAGAACTGGAAGAAATCAATACCAAAAGACCTTAAAGAATTTAGAGATATTGCCAAAACCATTGATAGGCTCAAGGTTGAAGTTTTCAACTACTTTGATGGTAGGGTTACCAATGCCATAGTAGAAGGTTTAAACAACCTCATAAGAGAATATGACCGTATTGGCAGAGGTTATGACTTTGAAATCCTACGAGCAAAGGCTCTATTCTGTCTTAATCATAAGGTTGAAAAACCAAAGTATGCTACCAATACATTTAGCCATATGATGTATGACTCATTTAACTTCTCTAATGATTTGCCAAAGGATTATGGAGTACCAATTAAAGAATATATTAAAGCACTTAATGCAGGGTTATTTGATTAA
- a CDS encoding bacteriohemerythrin, which produces MFLWKDEFSCNVDLIDSQHKQLLEIGSKLYNIVRLGDKYDHYDEILESLHELADYTIYHFNSEEELMLSSNYLRYFSHKQEHQKFIDKVNDVLRQDIDEKQKKITMDIIIFIADWIENHILKHDVEFGKFLNS; this is translated from the coding sequence ATGTTCCTTTGGAAAGATGAATTTAGTTGTAATGTAGATCTAATTGATAGTCAGCATAAGCAATTATTAGAGATTGGTTCCAAGTTATATAATATTGTTCGACTTGGAGATAAGTACGACCACTATGATGAAATATTAGAAAGTTTACATGAGTTAGCAGATTATACAATATATCATTTTAACTCTGAAGAGGAATTAATGTTATCATCAAATTATTTACGCTATTTTTCTCATAAGCAAGAGCATCAAAAATTTATTGATAAAGTCAATGATGTTTTAAGACAGGATATCGATGAAAAACAGAAAAAAATTACGATGGATATTATTATCTTTATTGCAGATTGGATTGAAAATCATATTCTGAAACACGATGTTGAGTTTGGTAAATTTTTGAATTCCTAA
- a CDS encoding radical SAM protein, protein MKISKNDALVWFDFFSQLDEEELSTKHKEIIYATFAQIEAAIDYRNDRLMSEIKNLKNLDNRTYFVGNEKKFPGGCRSCLLGTGLSAIRKTNKCNIECKFCYNYGELEDIPPIGEGMWEIGGTKFYEKDLDLLLSIYQKPTGIAYVYLEPFMEIEKYYPVIKKFSDAGIHQHLYTNGTLATEENLKALGEAGLDEIRFNLGATNCSDKVIENIGIAKKYIKSVGIETPMTPEFFEKFFEKKQSILDTKLDFINCAELHLNENNIDNYYGENMYISRHGYISPIWSRELTLKFMKIADGENWDLAVHDCSNYTKFARGLNLSSKSGMWFGASNYACEFPKIPYEVFLPILNDDSFEFLRLLLKYCGGN, encoded by the coding sequence ATGAAAATTTCAAAGAATGATGCATTAGTTTGGTTTGACTTTTTTTCTCAACTGGACGAGGAGGAACTCAGTACAAAACATAAAGAAATCATTTATGCTACCTTTGCACAAATAGAGGCTGCAATCGATTATAGAAACGACAGATTAATGTCTGAAATCAAAAATTTAAAAAACTTAGACAACAGAACTTATTTTGTAGGAAATGAAAAGAAATTTCCGGGAGGATGCCGTTCCTGTCTGTTAGGGACTGGTTTAAGTGCCATCAGAAAAACAAATAAATGCAATATAGAGTGTAAGTTTTGTTATAATTACGGGGAACTGGAAGATATTCCGCCGATCGGCGAAGGTATGTGGGAAATTGGGGGCACTAAGTTTTATGAAAAAGATCTTGATTTACTTCTTTCCATATACCAGAAACCTACTGGTATTGCCTATGTTTATTTAGAACCTTTTATGGAAATAGAAAAATATTATCCGGTTATAAAGAAATTCAGCGACGCAGGGATTCATCAACATTTATATACCAATGGCACTTTGGCTACAGAGGAGAATCTTAAGGCATTAGGTGAAGCCGGTCTTGATGAAATACGTTTTAATTTAGGTGCCACGAATTGCTCAGATAAAGTGATTGAAAACATTGGAATAGCCAAAAAATACATTAAGAGTGTAGGGATAGAAACCCCAATGACGCCCGAGTTTTTCGAAAAATTCTTTGAGAAAAAACAATCCATCTTAGATACAAAATTAGATTTTATCAATTGTGCAGAATTACATTTAAATGAAAATAACATAGACAACTATTATGGGGAAAACATGTATATATCCAGACATGGCTATATATCTCCCATATGGAGCAGGGAATTAACTTTGAAATTTATGAAAATAGCCGATGGAGAAAACTGGGATTTAGCAGTTCATGACTGCTCAAACTATACAAAGTTTGCCAGAGGGTTAAATCTAAGTAGTAAATCAGGCATGTGGTTTGGGGCAAGTAATTATGCCTGTGAGTTTCCCAAAATTCCATATGAGGTATTTTTACCGATACTCAATGATGACAGTTTTGAATTTTTAAGGCTATTACTAAAATATTGTGGAGGGAATTAA
- a CDS encoding CotH kinase family protein: protein MIQSKKINIIVAIAVVFALITSISFVIAGNIYNKNGSIKTEPEYATKVFGTDIISIDIIADEEDWKEMLDNAISEQYIMADVVVNGTKFQNVGIRPKGNSSLTQVEASDSDRYSFRIQFDEYIKGQSCFGLDGIVVNNMIGDNTYMKEYVSYELMREIGVDAPYFGFADINVNGEGWGLYLVVETYGDSYEARTFGTTSGMMYNVKSMDMGRREQGGISFPGGNRKPPGQRQEGKQEVKQEGNIPKDAGMQIPIDEQKEKRPMERLGENFGGPMGGRGSNGGSLEYTTDDISSYSAIFNNVVGKGSENDFKRVIKALKALSKGQDIETYFDVDKILKYFAAHTIVVNLDSYSSSMAQNYYLYENNGKITVLPWDYNLAWGGFQTGNASSVINFPIDTPVSGVEMNSRPLIEKLFSNAEYLEKYHSYLQELMTNYFSDGKWETKIEQLDALISDYVKNDNTAFCTFEEYKTAVEAFKILGNLRYQSIQGQLDGTIPSTTAEQAANPEKLISAGDLRLSSLGSMMGGGRPGEMRNRAPNRNNSTDGERFDTVQMGNMPGGKSNSESLLIYLGLFIFVLLSTFIVAKKKRNY from the coding sequence ATGATACAAAGTAAAAAAATAAATATCATTGTTGCGATAGCCGTGGTTTTCGCCTTGATAACAAGTATTTCATTCGTAATAGCAGGAAATATTTATAATAAAAATGGCAGTATAAAAACTGAGCCGGAATACGCAACTAAAGTTTTTGGTACAGATATTATTTCTATTGATATTATTGCAGATGAAGAGGATTGGAAAGAAATGCTTGACAATGCCATTAGCGAACAATATATTATGGCCGATGTGGTTGTCAATGGAACAAAGTTTCAAAATGTTGGTATTCGTCCAAAGGGTAACTCCAGTTTAACCCAGGTGGAAGCTTCTGATAGTGACAGATACAGTTTTCGCATCCAATTTGATGAATACATCAAAGGTCAGTCCTGTTTTGGGCTGGATGGCATTGTGGTCAATAATATGATTGGCGATAATACTTATATGAAAGAATATGTTTCGTATGAACTTATGCGAGAAATCGGAGTAGATGCTCCATATTTCGGATTTGCTGATATCAATGTTAATGGCGAAGGTTGGGGACTTTATCTTGTTGTAGAAACATATGGCGACAGCTATGAAGCAAGAACCTTCGGAACAACCAGCGGGATGATGTATAATGTAAAAAGCATGGATATGGGAAGACGAGAACAAGGTGGTATCAGTTTCCCAGGAGGCAATAGAAAGCCACCGGGACAGAGACAAGAAGGTAAACAAGAGGTTAAGCAAGAAGGCAATATCCCGAAAGACGCTGGTATGCAAATACCGATAGATGAACAAAAGGAGAAAAGACCAATGGAGAGGCTGGGTGAAAATTTCGGCGGTCCCATGGGCGGCAGAGGAAGTAATGGGGGCAGTCTGGAATACACAACAGACGACATTTCCTCATATAGTGCGATTTTTAATAATGTTGTAGGCAAAGGCAGTGAGAATGATTTTAAGCGAGTGATTAAGGCATTAAAGGCTTTGTCCAAGGGACAAGATATAGAAACTTATTTTGATGTTGACAAAATTTTAAAGTATTTCGCAGCGCATACCATCGTGGTAAACCTTGATAGTTATTCATCCAGCATGGCACAAAATTACTATCTATATGAGAATAATGGCAAAATTACGGTTCTTCCCTGGGATTATAATTTGGCATGGGGAGGATTTCAAACTGGGAACGCATCATCTGTGATTAATTTTCCGATAGATACACCTGTAAGTGGTGTTGAAATGAATTCCCGTCCTTTGATAGAAAAGCTGTTTTCCAACGCGGAGTATTTAGAAAAGTATCATAGTTATTTACAAGAGCTCATGACAAACTATTTTTCAGACGGAAAATGGGAAACAAAAATTGAACAACTTGATGCGCTTATTTCTGATTACGTTAAGAATGACAACACAGCCTTTTGTACTTTTGAAGAATATAAAACCGCAGTTGAAGCTTTTAAAATCCTTGGGAATCTGCGCTACCAAAGTATTCAAGGTCAGTTGGATGGTACTATTCCGTCTACTACTGCTGAGCAAGCTGCAAATCCGGAAAAACTTATTTCAGCTGGTGATTTACGTCTTTCTTCTTTAGGCAGTATGATGGGCGGTGGCAGACCCGGCGAAATGAGAAATAGAGCACCTAACAGGAACAATTCTACAGATGGCGAAAGATTCGATACTGTACAGATGGGAAATATGCCCGGTGGTAAAAGCAACTCTGAAAGTTTACTGATTTATTTAGGATTATTTATATTTGTTTTGCTTTCTACATTTATTGTAGCAAAGAAGAAAAGAAATTATTAA
- the deoD gene encoding purine-nucleoside phosphorylase produces MPTPHIEVRNKDEIAKTVLMPGDPLRAKFIADTFLTDVKQFNSVRNIFGYTGNYKGRRISVMASGMGMPSIGIYSYELFKFYDVENIVRIGSCGGYTPDVKLYDVILAKDAWSESSYAKVQGGYEGDTIEGSPELNQKLINAANELGIPIHIERIHSSDVFYRENSGEYKEIFKKHGCVAVEMEAFALFHNAKVLGKNAACLLTVSDNLETREETTAEERQNSFTNMMKIALELAE; encoded by the coding sequence ATACCAACACCACATATTGAAGTAAGAAATAAGGATGAAATTGCGAAAACTGTGTTAATGCCTGGAGATCCACTGAGAGCAAAGTTTATCGCTGATACATTTTTAACAGATGTAAAACAGTTTAACAGTGTTCGAAATATTTTTGGGTATACAGGAAATTATAAAGGAAGAAGAATCTCCGTAATGGCCAGTGGAATGGGTATGCCCAGTATAGGCATCTATTCCTATGAGCTCTTCAAATTTTATGATGTAGAAAATATCGTTAGAATTGGGTCCTGTGGGGGATACACTCCTGATGTAAAATTATATGATGTTATTTTAGCAAAGGATGCATGGAGTGAATCCAGCTATGCTAAAGTACAGGGAGGATATGAAGGAGATACTATCGAAGGAAGTCCAGAGTTAAATCAAAAATTAATAAACGCTGCAAATGAATTAGGTATACCTATACATATAGAAAGAATTCATTCTTCTGATGTTTTTTATAGAGAAAATTCAGGAGAATATAAAGAAATTTTTAAGAAGCATGGTTGCGTAGCAGTAGAAATGGAGGCTTTTGCACTTTTCCATAATGCAAAGGTTCTTGGAAAAAATGCGGCTTGTTTGCTTACCGTATCTGATAATTTAGAAACCAGAGAAGAAACTACTGCTGAAGAAAGACAAAATTCATTCACAAATATGATGAAAATTGCTTTAGAATTAGCAGAATAG
- a CDS encoding response regulator transcription factor translates to MARILICDDEEGLRAVIKRYALFEGHEVFETCNGMEAVELCKTQTFDIIIMDVMMPELDGFSAVKEIRKTSDTPVIMLSARGEEYDKILGFEVGVDDYVVKPFSSKEIMLRVNAILRRMKTSQTPKEQDGHIIFEKDGFLADLTAYKVFIDGEQVDMAPKEYDLLFFLIRNKNIAVPREKILSEVWGHDYFGDDRTLDTHMKLLRKHLGKYAGLITTLRGLGYRFDG, encoded by the coding sequence ATGGCGAGAATATTGATTTGTGATGATGAAGAAGGTTTAAGAGCGGTGATAAAACGATATGCCTTGTTTGAAGGCCACGAGGTTTTCGAAACCTGTAACGGTATGGAAGCGGTGGAATTATGCAAAACTCAAACTTTTGATATTATTATAATGGATGTTATGATGCCGGAGCTTGATGGTTTTTCAGCGGTGAAAGAAATCCGCAAAACATCAGATACTCCGGTTATTATGCTTTCTGCCCGTGGTGAAGAATATGACAAAATTTTAGGCTTTGAAGTGGGCGTGGATGATTACGTGGTAAAACCTTTTTCTTCAAAAGAAATTATGCTTAGAGTAAACGCAATTTTAAGGCGAATGAAAACATCGCAAACGCCCAAAGAACAAGATGGGCATATCATTTTTGAAAAAGATGGCTTTTTGGCAGATCTGACTGCTTATAAGGTTTTTATCGACGGAGAACAGGTAGATATGGCGCCGAAAGAATATGACCTTTTGTTTTTTCTCATACGCAATAAAAATATTGCTGTGCCGAGAGAAAAGATACTTAGCGAGGTATGGGGACACGACTATTTTGGTGATGATCGAACACTCGATACCCACATGAAATTACTCCGAAAGCATTTAGGAAAATATGCAGGGCTTATTACAACTCTTAGAGGATTGGGGTATCGTTTTGATGGATAG
- a CDS encoding transporter associated domain-containing protein, whose translation MLKQRLRNKVSTFSSYLEIFISGIILIGIAILSISLFQDLYRIAQSIFTGNIVFSTEEFLSHALQLIIGVEFIKMLAKHTPGSAVEVLLFAVARKLITNHGSMLDLLIGVLAIAILFGVRKYLSSSIYYKSNSGLLVNGGISVMDLNNKMGLNISTDLGHTVAGIITNYAEQHEEKVRPGYEVELSNLKLVVYSMDENLIKQVEIIKKNK comes from the coding sequence ATGTTAAAACAAAGGTTAAGAAACAAAGTATCTACTTTTTCCAGCTATCTTGAGATTTTCATAAGTGGGATTATTTTAATTGGAATCGCTATTTTATCTATATCTCTTTTTCAAGATTTATACCGAATAGCTCAATCCATTTTCACTGGGAATATTGTATTTAGTACTGAAGAATTTTTAAGTCATGCTCTTCAACTCATTATTGGAGTTGAATTTATTAAGATGTTGGCAAAACATACTCCAGGAAGTGCTGTAGAAGTACTACTCTTTGCTGTTGCAAGAAAGCTAATAACGAACCATGGTTCTATGTTGGATTTATTGATAGGAGTCTTGGCAATTGCTATATTATTTGGTGTTCGAAAGTATCTGAGTTCTTCTATTTATTATAAAAGTAATAGTGGCTTACTTGTGAATGGTGGCATTTCTGTGATGGATTTAAACAATAAAATGGGTTTAAACATTTCAACAGATTTAGGACATACTGTTGCGGGAATTATTACAAATTATGCAGAGCAACATGAAGAAAAAGTTAGACCTGGTTATGAAGTAGAATTATCTAATTTAAAGCTAGTAGTCTATTCTATGGATGAAAATTTAATTAAGCAAGTAGAGATTATAAAAAAGAATAAATAG
- a CDS encoding HAMP domain-containing sensor histidine kinase, which yields MDRLKLKWKVFIFLLTFCGFLLFILWLFQTVFLNDMYKLIRRNELHKAMNLVEENINSPDFDDILFRLDVEKSIMVVATREFVKPKNPTPNGPRGIRPETITETKEFTLSNGEKISLTFHAMITPVDATVSTLKMQLYIITAIMILASVAIALVLSDVIAKPLVRLNESAKKLSKGNYNADFNGTGYLEVKELSDTLNSAAIELSKVDELRRELIANISHDLRTPLALIYSYAEMMQDFPDEISSTQLQTIMSETKRLSSLVNDILDVSKLETGTMELHLRKYNLTESIEKTVERLSELLRNDGYTIEFKHSEDAYVIADEAKITQALYNLLTNAVNYSTEDKHIIVKQSRVYNTVRIEVHDHGDGIAPEDMPYIWDRYYKVDKKHKRAITGTGLGLSIVKKIFELHGADYGVESEFGKGSIFWFQLELKG from the coding sequence ATGGATAGATTAAAACTGAAATGGAAAGTTTTTATCTTCTTATTGACTTTTTGTGGATTTTTGCTCTTTATTCTTTGGCTGTTTCAAACGGTTTTTTTAAATGATATGTATAAGTTGATTAGACGAAACGAACTTCATAAAGCTATGAATCTTGTTGAAGAAAATATCAACAGTCCTGATTTTGATGATATTTTATTTCGCCTTGATGTTGAAAAAAGTATTATGGTAGTGGCTACAAGAGAATTTGTTAAGCCAAAGAACCCAACCCCAAATGGTCCGAGAGGGATACGTCCTGAGACCATTACGGAAACAAAAGAGTTTACCTTATCAAATGGAGAAAAGATTTCCCTTACTTTTCATGCTATGATTACACCTGTAGACGCAACAGTGTCAACTCTAAAAATGCAGTTATATATTATTACTGCTATAATGATTTTGGCTTCTGTTGCCATTGCACTTGTGCTGTCAGATGTCATTGCAAAGCCTCTTGTTCGACTGAATGAAAGTGCTAAAAAACTATCCAAGGGCAATTATAATGCGGATTTTAATGGAACTGGATATTTAGAGGTAAAGGAGCTTTCTGATACCCTGAATTCAGCTGCAATCGAATTGTCTAAGGTGGATGAATTGCGGCGTGAGCTAATTGCAAATATTTCACACGATTTAAGAACACCACTTGCTCTAATTTACAGCTATGCTGAAATGATGCAGGATTTTCCTGATGAAATAAGTTCTACACAGCTGCAGACTATTATGTCAGAAACCAAGAGGCTGTCATCTCTTGTAAATGATATCCTTGATGTATCTAAACTCGAAACAGGTACAATGGAACTTCACCTGCGAAAATATAACCTTACTGAAAGCATTGAGAAAACAGTTGAACGGCTTTCAGAACTTTTGAGAAATGACGGATATACTATAGAATTTAAGCATTCTGAAGATGCGTATGTCATTGCAGATGAAGCAAAAATCACTCAGGCTTTATACAATTTACTAACCAACGCTGTAAACTACAGCACAGAGGACAAGCATATCATTGTGAAACAAAGCAGGGTGTACAATACTGTGAGAATCGAAGTGCATGATCATGGAGATGGCATTGCACCGGAAGACATGCCTTATATTTGGGACAGATACTATAAAGTTGACAAAAAACATAAACGGGCAATCACAGGAACGGGACTTGGGCTTTCCATCGTTAAAAAAATTTTTGAGCTTCATGGGGCAGACTATGGGGTGGAGTCTGAATTTGGTAAAGGCTCGATTTTTTGGTTTCAACTAGAATTAAAAGGATGA
- a CDS encoding flagellin produces the protein MFINFVTELRIINHMNSIQRNQDVLALRLATGQRINSAADDPAGLSISEKMRSQIRGLRQAQRNALDGISLIQTAEGAMNEIHSILQRMRELSVQAANGTNTDEDRAHLNDEFQQLKEAISQFARDTEFNTQPLLDGSKKDNGINLQIGPNAGDSIKVNIGDMTDLGLDALDISTQEGAEEALKALDDSIKKVSSERSKLGAIQNRLEHTINHLANYEENLTAAESRIRDADMAQTIMEYTKNQLLLMVSQAILAQSMRMKRERIMMLLSSLDVRL, from the coding sequence ATGTTTATCAATTTTGTAACTGAGCTTAGAATTATTAATCATATGAATAGCATTCAAAGAAATCAAGATGTACTTGCCCTACGTTTGGCTACTGGTCAAAGGATTAATTCTGCTGCCGATGATCCAGCCGGACTCTCCATTTCTGAAAAAATGAGGTCTCAGATTCGGGGATTAAGACAGGCGCAAAGGAATGCTTTAGACGGAATATCCCTCATTCAGACAGCTGAGGGCGCTATGAATGAGATTCATTCCATTCTTCAAAGAATGAGAGAACTATCGGTTCAAGCAGCCAATGGTACAAATACGGACGAAGACCGTGCTCATCTGAATGATGAATTTCAACAGTTAAAAGAAGCTATTTCTCAATTTGCTCGGGATACAGAGTTTAATACCCAGCCGCTTTTAGATGGCTCTAAAAAAGATAATGGTATAAATCTTCAGATTGGACCCAATGCAGGAGACAGTATAAAAGTTAATATTGGAGATATGACGGATTTAGGTCTTGATGCACTGGATATTTCTACTCAGGAAGGTGCAGAAGAGGCATTAAAAGCATTGGACGATTCCATCAAAAAGGTTTCTTCAGAAAGATCAAAATTAGGTGCCATACAGAATCGTCTTGAACATACCATAAATCATTTGGCAAACTACGAAGAAAATCTTACAGCCGCAGAAAGTCGTATACGAGATGCAGATATGGCCCAAACAATCATGGAGTATACTAAGAATCAATTATTATTAATGGTCAGCCAAGCAATATTGGCACAATCCATGCGAATGAAAAGAGAGCGTATTATGATGCTTTTATCCAGTTTAGATGTTAGATTATGA
- a CDS encoding polyphosphate polymerase domain-containing protein: MQKSRGRHELKHYINYADVLELRTRLPLVASLDKNATEGIGYRVKSLYFDNYNDKVIKEKIDGVNEREKFRLRLYNDDTSFIRLEKKSKKSGICFKESTVITADECKRLLDGNIAVLKENGSPLCQELYAKMHYQQLRPKNIVDYQREAFIYPMGNVRITLDYDIRTSNTVHDFLQPEPIPIPIQGVYILEVKYDNFLPELIRGMVSLSSRRSTAFSKYAVTRIV; this comes from the coding sequence ATGCAAAAATCCCGAGGCAGACATGAGCTCAAGCACTATATCAATTATGCCGATGTATTAGAGCTTAGGACAAGGCTTCCACTTGTGGCGAGTCTCGACAAAAATGCGACAGAGGGAATAGGCTATCGGGTAAAGAGCCTCTACTTTGACAATTACAACGATAAAGTAATAAAGGAAAAGATCGATGGGGTTAACGAGCGAGAAAAGTTTCGCTTGCGTCTTTATAACGATGATACATCCTTTATCCGGCTCGAAAAAAAGAGCAAAAAAAGTGGTATTTGTTTTAAGGAAAGTACTGTCATAACAGCAGATGAATGTAAGCGCTTGCTTGACGGGAACATTGCAGTGCTGAAAGAAAATGGTAGTCCCTTGTGCCAGGAGTTATATGCCAAAATGCATTATCAGCAGCTGCGCCCCAAAAATATTGTAGATTATCAGCGAGAGGCATTTATCTATCCAATGGGCAATGTACGAATTACCTTGGATTATGATATTCGTACAAGCAACACCGTACACGATTTTCTACAACCTGAACCCATTCCCATACCCATTCAGGGAGTTTATATTCTGGAAGTAAAATATGATAACTTTCTACCTGAGCTCATTCGTGGTATGGTTTCTCTCTCCAGCAGAAGAAGTACCGCGTTTTCAAAATACGCAGTAACAAGAATAGTATAA
- a CDS encoding ISL3 family transposase — translation MKEKPSVCPLCGVYEPRLRVHSNRTQEVRDINMTNRRVGLMFKRKRYKCMECNEIFTEECKSIPNKGRMTIRLIEYIKTESEKRTFLSLQKELDISDSTIKNIFLEHIKDLPNYQTELETPMILGIDELFIQGKHRGVFVNGEQNTLMDFTRNRDKETIVAWLKRLKNPENVKIVTMDMWKPYRDAVYEALPNAYVVIDEYHVIKMANEALNTIRKAQKAKLTKKQNTTLKKDRYVLLKRPHKLNPTHIIYRDAWCLAPFQY, via the coding sequence ATGAAGGAAAAACCTTCTGTATGCCCTTTATGTGGCGTTTATGAGCCACGTTTAAGAGTACATAGTAATCGTACTCAAGAAGTAAGGGACATTAACATGACCAACAGGCGAGTTGGCTTAATGTTTAAACGTAAGCGTTATAAGTGCATGGAGTGCAACGAAATATTCACAGAGGAATGTAAAAGTATTCCTAATAAAGGCAGAATGACTATAAGACTTATAGAGTACATTAAAACCGAGTCAGAAAAGCGTACATTCCTATCCTTACAAAAGGAACTGGATATATCAGACTCCACGATTAAAAACATATTCTTGGAGCATATCAAAGACCTTCCAAACTATCAGACTGAACTTGAAACACCTATGATATTAGGCATAGATGAATTGTTCATTCAAGGTAAGCATAGGGGTGTTTTTGTAAATGGAGAACAAAACACTCTTATGGACTTCACTCGTAATAGGGATAAGGAGACTATTGTTGCATGGCTTAAACGGTTAAAGAACCCAGAGAACGTTAAAATCGTTACTATGGATATGTGGAAGCCTTACCGTGATGCAGTCTATGAGGCTCTACCAAATGCTTATGTAGTTATAGACGAGTATCACGTTATCAAAATGGCAAATGAAGCATTAAACACTATCAGAAAGGCTCAAAAGGCTAAACTAACTAAAAAGCAAAACACTACTCTCAAGAAGGATAGGTATGTATTGCTCAAAAGACCTCATAAACTCAATCCTACGCACATTATTTATAGGGACGCATGGTGTTTAGCACCCTTCCAGTATTAA
- a CDS encoding DUF4956 domain-containing protein, translating into MTFNDIFKSSFLEKAVEFSFLDVAIAMLMSFAIGLFIFYVYKKTFAGVMYSSSFGVSIMAMTLITTLIILAVTSNIILSLGMVGALSIVRFRTAVKEPLDIAFLFWAISVGIVVGAGLIPMAVIGSVFIGIILLVFVNKKSSDTPYIVVINLDNDEAENACMALIKEKTKKSLIKAKTVTQSGIELTVEVRLLDMSAKLLNELLNINGVNNACLVSYNGDYTA; encoded by the coding sequence ATGACATTTAATGATATTTTTAAATCAAGTTTCTTAGAAAAAGCAGTAGAATTTTCTTTTTTAGACGTAGCCATTGCAATGCTTATGAGTTTTGCTATCGGACTTTTTATTTTCTATGTGTATAAAAAGACATTTGCTGGTGTTATGTACTCTTCATCCTTTGGTGTTTCCATTATGGCTATGACCTTGATTACCACACTCATTATTCTCGCGGTAACATCAAACATTATATTGTCCTTGGGTATGGTAGGTGCCCTATCTATTGTTCGCTTCAGAACAGCGGTTAAAGAACCTCTGGATATAGCATTTCTGTTTTGGGCAATTTCAGTAGGAATTGTCGTAGGAGCAGGGTTGATTCCTATGGCAGTAATTGGATCTGTTTTTATTGGTATTATTCTTTTGGTGTTTGTGAATAAGAAAAGCAGCGATACACCATATATAGTGGTAATTAATCTTGACAACGATGAAGCAGAAAACGCCTGCATGGCATTAATAAAAGAAAAGACTAAAAAAAGTTTAATAAAGGCAAAGACAGTTACCCAAAGCGGCATCGAGCTTACCGTTGAAGTACGACTTCTGGATATGTCAGCGAAACTTCTTAATGAATTACTGAATATCAATGGTGTGAACAATGCTTGTCTTGTAAGCTACAACGGTGATTATACCGCTTAA